The Carassius auratus strain Wakin unplaced genomic scaffold, ASM336829v1 scaf_tig00023106, whole genome shotgun sequence sequence TATTAAGCAGCTGTTAGTTcatgataacaaaaataaatgttacttgagcagcaaatcagcatattagaataatttcaaaaggatcatgtgacgcaatgaaaactggagtaatgcctATTGAAAATGCACAGAAAAGATGTAGGcatacttattaaaatatattataatatgaaacatttaatttaaacaaataatatttcacaatatcatgtttttcaactgtatttttgatttaataaatgcagccttggtgagcaagagaattaaaaaacaacaaaaaagtatgaatatGAACAACAATTTTGAACGGAAACGTACacatattaaatcatttatattgTCTCCcactattaaaataattcatactctatatccaaaaaaaaaaagatttgttaaaaTCATTATATAGGAGATACAGTgggtttatatagttttttttctagaattatataatacataattgtTTACATAATTGTGTAAAGTGTTTTGCAGTAATCAGTGAGCTATGCAAATAAAAACCCATGTAAAACCGCTCAATAGCTTATTTTCTTTCATCCAGTTTTAACTGGACAGCTTCACTTTgcagaaaagcttttttttgcaaTAAGGTTGCACAACTagatttttctaaataaactacaatgtCCAAAATATGTATTGCACCACAAGATCTttctttttaatcatattttgtgtTGCATTGTATTTGTGGTTTCCTGCTCATGAATACAGTTGTCTTGTGATGAACCTTTCTAGGTCACTCAAGCACATTACAAGCTTCCCAGCAAAACCACAAGCCAGCGTTGTCCCCGTTAAATTCATTTAAGTAACAGAAAACATCATCTAAATCACTGAATTTCTCAGGTCGCATCAACACCCATCTAGCCGTGATTAGGACATAAAATATTTCCCTTCACTCAAACCTATCAAGGCCAAACGGTTTTTGTCCTTGCTCAACATGTCACGTTCTTGTGCTAAGCACACCGAcaattttatgaagaaaatgtcACTACATTAGACGCTAATGACACTTGAGTCCTCTCAGGGACCGTGGCGTTTCTGTCTCTAAGCGCGTGTATGTGCTGCCCTTCATCCTGCCTGCTCGCGCAGCGCCATTTTCCCTCCCGCCGCTGCGAGTTTATTTTTTTTCCGCTCAGGCGATATGAAGAACCGCTCGGGGACCTCGAGGGCCTGAGCGAGAAGGGAGAGCCAGTTCGCCCGAATGTTTTTCTCTTGCTCATCATGGAAGAAACTGTATTTGTACACAATTCTACACCATTATTTTGAGCTACGATTTTTCTTACCTTGAATTGACGAGTATTTTGCTCTTCACGCTCGCGAATGAGGCGAAATAAAATAGACCTTTGAAAGCGAATAGTCGGTAATGGTTTCTAGTCGGGCGCCATCAGCGTCTCCTCGCTTCCTGTCCTCAAAGATGGCCGGATCTCATTTATCCGTCACAGGGAAAATACGAGAGGGACAGACCCTTaatctgttttataatgtatcgcgatttgttttaaaaaagttgtACTATTTAAAAGAACATGGATGCAGAACATCTCACTTCATCCTTTAAGTGGTTTGTCAAATAATGTCGTGAACACGGAGGACTAATTGCTCTCAGAGGACGAAACCGCCAAATGTCTCGCGGATTAATATGACACAAGTTGTTTATCTTAAGAGCATCGTTTATAATTTTTGATTACGCCAAAATAAACatcttttatttcacatatttaatGTGAGGGGTTATACACGAGTCAGGTtacatgtttaaaacagtttacGTGTCTGTTAAATCTGTTCTGTTGATGTAAATGAGACGTGTACACCACTGCACATTCAGTCATTCCGCGTGAACTTcgattcatatttttacttataATCTaggttttatttgtaaaattagtCTAGCGCTTTCACTTGTTTTAGCATTTTCTCTTACGGTGAATCGGTAAAACATTTAGAGCAgcgttaaaatattaaattcaggTGTATTCGTATAGCGATACAAATcaatgcaaagcagctttacgggGAATAaaatttctacaatatatttagtagttcttatattaaatcattataatatctGCTTTTTGTATTATAAGTGACTATCTTTAAAATGATAACTTTTATATCAAATGGGCATGCTTTCGTGTGTGGTTGTGTAAATGTTTACATTAATTTCTactgcataaaaatattaaactttcTTTCGATATTGATCAGCTGCTAGATGTCAAACACAAGTGTGGCAACAGTTTAAAATGTTCTGCCgtaaatatgttttgaatattaaagaaCTAAACTTAACGTtctaaactgcattaaaaaaacgaTTATTTGTCTAGATATAATGATAGAGCAGTTGCACAAGGACTGAATGGTCTTGTTTAAAATTTATTGAGTAATCGTAAACAAtgcaacaaacaaatacaaatataaataagtgGAATgtggaaaattaaattaataatattaatatcattTACACCAGGCAAATGATTTCACAATATGCCAAAATCTGGGCTAAATAACATCTCAATATTAGCTCTAaggctaaaaataaatcattgctTAGAAAAACATGTGAGTGGGGTCAGTACACAGAGAATGGATGCTTTGTTGACAACAAATGCATTAAGGCTACAATGTTCCTGAGGTGACTCCACTCATACATTTACAAACAAAGTTAATTCCTAGAATTAGCCTGGCAGTGCCTCATTGTAGTTTGATAGAACAAGATTATAGTTTCTCTTAAAGTGTCATTAAGAAACTCATCGTGGACAAAGCAGTTATATAGTaagctgaaataaattataaGACCATGCTAAAGCTGACAGACAAATATGCCTAACATCCCGTTTCATGTGCCTAAGATCATTTCAGTGTTAAAACAGTTCATTTCCTATAACAGTTAAAGTCAAAGTCCCCATAACAGAGACTTTAAACTTAATACATTCTGTCTGTGTCTTCCTCACTACATTTTACACTGAAGAGAAATGGTTTCTCTACTGAAAAGGGCTCTGTCATCAGGTTAGGATGTTGTCACTATGCACAGCGACTGCACATCTTAGCATTTTAGGAGGTCGTACTTCACATAACCCACTTTGTCAACCTGCCTCTTGGCATTCCTTCTCCAGTAGAAATTCTCCCGGCAGAAGTAAATGAATCCTGGAAAATATTGACAAATAGCAGAAACAAATGTCATTTGCTTGATCAGATAAATCATAGTAGTTAATCTGACTTTATTAACGTTTTTAGACTATTAACTTTTAGTTACCCTTGTAGAGGAATACGTCATGTGAATCCAAGGGCACTCCAGTAAAGAAAGATTCGGTGAATCGTGGGAATCCACTGTCTATCAGCTGAGCCTTCACATCAagtctgtgaaaataaataagagATGAGAATACTGTGGAAAAACTACAATGAAAGAGCTTTACACTCTCAATCAGCTTTTGCACATTACGGTCCTGAAGCATAGGTCTCATACCTCCAGTAGCTCTCCCTGTTAAACAGGAGCACCTTGCCTTCTTTTCTCTGCACAGCTCCATCTACCCTGTCCAAGTTGTTTGGCAGGCCAAGCTTCTCGATTTTACGTGGTCCAAATACCTCATTTCCAGTATAAACCCAGAACTGTTTTTCTGTGTGCATGAGATAAAGTTGAAAAAGCACTATTATATATCAACTTCAACATGTTTGACAATATTGGCAAAACATCTCAACCAGGATAATAAGTACCTGCAAAGAAGTAGATCTTCTGTGTTAGCTGGTCCTCAAAGGCTGTGTTAATGACAGATGGCAAGGCAGGCCACTTCTCAGATATCAAGAAAGGACCTTCGCGTTCTCCTTTGTTTGAGACCTTCCAGTAGTGCCTTTGAGAGAGAATTTAGAAACATGTAATTGAAAATCAGGCATAATGAAGTTGGTTTTTGTAAGTTCATAACCCTATATATGTAGAGTTATAGCTCATACCCATTCTTGAAGAAATGAAGCTCTTTCTGGATTTCAGTGATGGAATCAAATTCCTTGATTTCGCAAGCATCCTTTGAAGGGTCGACGTGTACTGTGGTAGAAACGGTGGTTGTTTTCTCACTGGGGGTAGGCTTAGTTGGCAGAAACGGAGAGTAAGTGGTGAACTCTGGTTCTGGAGGAGTGGGATTAGGGCCAGGATTAGGTCCTGAaaagaaataatcaaataatatcgATATTAAGACCAGGATAGTAAAAGACTATTGGGTTTCAACGTTTTTGAATAAGAAAATTTACAGTATTCCTAAAAATCAATAAGTGATGGATTGTTTAATTGGATAAATACCATAGAGATACTGAATGCCCCTAATATCATCGCGATGCAGAGAGAAATCCTCTACGTATCTGTACATGGGATACATCAGTGCGTCTTTGACGTTGGAGTGCTCCAAACCAAGCGCATGTCCAAACTCATGAGCAGCCACCAGAAACAGACTGTATCCTGTGAGAGAAAAGACATGTTAGCCAATGTCTCCCTTTCATATTTGTCATAATGTCTGAAGGGGATGATTATCACTTACCCTTATCAGGGCAAAATCCCCATTTTTTATCTGTGTCATAGTTGCTGGTAGTCGCACACCAGAGTTTTCCATCGCTGCGGCCTTCACTGGTGCAAGAAGAGTATTTGTCTCCAAGGAAGGTGAAAGGAAACTGGCATGGCTCCCCTTCGGAATTTCCACCAATCACAGCTGTGTCTGTGAGGGGAAATATTGTGTTATAAAATATCTTACTTCATTAAAGTTTCAGGGTCCAGTCTGAAAGTACTGCTTACCTCTGTTAGGACAGAATCCATACTCCTTATCACTGTCATAGTTAGCTGTAGTGGCACACCAGCGATACCCGTCATCTCGTCCATCTGTGGTACACGAGTCATATTTTTTACCACCAAACACGAAGGGAAAAACACATGGTGCTCCATTGCCGTTCCCATCAAACGTGAAGAGAACTGTGGGAAAATGGAGAAAAGAATGTAAGG is a genomic window containing:
- the LOC113077664 gene encoding matrix metalloproteinase-9; the encoded protein is MRLGVLAFLVLGTCSLRTWCVPLKSVYVTFPGDVIKNMTDTQLADEYLERYGYKDVLKKSGLQAVMSTSKALQKLQNQLGLEETGSLDQATIDAMKQPRCGVPDIRNYQTFRGDLKWDHNDVTYRILNYSPDLDASLTDDAFARAFKVWSDVTPLTFTRLYDGNADIMISFGKADHGDLYPFDGKDGLLAHAYPPGQGIQGDAHFDDDEYWTLGSGPAIQTHYGNAEGAMCHFPFLFEGTSYTSCTTEGRTDGLPWCATTADYDKDQKYGFCPSELLFTFDGNGNGAPCVFPFVFGGKKYDSCTTDGRDDGYRWCATTANYDSDKEYGFCPNRDTAVIGGNSEGEPCQFPFTFLGDKYSSCTSEGRSDGKLWCATTSNYDTDKKWGFCPDKGYSLFLVAAHEFGHALGLEHSNVKDALMYPMYRYVEDFSLHRDDIRGIQYLYGPNPGPNPTPPEPEFTTYSPFLPTKPTPSEKTTTVSTTVHVDPSKDACEIKEFDSITEIQKELHFFKNGHYWKVSNKGEREGPFLISEKWPALPSVINTAFEDQLTQKIYFFAEKQFWVYTGNEVFGPRKIEKLGLPNNLDRVDGAVQRKEGKVLLFNRESYWRLDVKAQLIDSGFPRFTESFFTGVPLDSHDVFLYKGFIYFCRENFYWRRNAKRQVDKVGYVKYDLLKC